In Deinococcus maricopensis DSM 21211, one genomic interval encodes:
- a CDS encoding M3 family oligoendopeptidase → MTSTPAAMPHWDTQTLYPDLHSPALQADIDTFIADLTRLTALFDELGIHAGSARTDAGATAARALDGLNAVHTRLTPLSAYVQAFVTTDASNARAQALASELSRHALPLQTLTTRFQAWVGEQDLQALTDHNDTTRAHAHALHLAAYAAQHQMPAGEEDLAAQLSLSGRSAWSKLHGNVSSHLSVPFRDQQLPMTAIRNLAGDADPTVREEAYRAELTAWAAQDVTFAACMNGVKGEVGTLNRRRGYTDDLEPTLVANGIDRDTLNAMTGAVRASLPDFHRYFHAKARLLGHADGLLPWWDLFAPLGESRTQWTYDAAKDFVETQFRAYSPKLGDFAARAFREDWLDVPPRAGKRGGAFCMGWRPDLGESRILLNHAENLDSVSTLAHELGHAYHNLCKANRTPIQRQTPMTLAETASIFCETLTVGAALQHAQGSERLYILETQLLGHAQVVVDIHSRFLFEQAVFERRAERDLSPQELNDLMLQAQRGAYGDSLRPDALHPYMWAVKPHYYGRSFYNYPYTFGLLFGLGLYARYQQQPDGFHDQYDDLLASTGLADAATLAARFGIDTRDEAFWTSSLDVIRKDIEEYEKIAQA, encoded by the coding sequence ATGACCTCAACGCCGGCCGCCATGCCCCACTGGGACACCCAGACGCTCTACCCGGACCTCCACAGCCCCGCCCTGCAGGCCGACATCGACACATTCATCGCGGACCTCACGCGCCTCACCGCGCTCTTCGACGAACTCGGCATCCACGCCGGCAGCGCCCGAACCGATGCAGGCGCCACCGCCGCACGCGCCCTCGACGGCCTGAACGCCGTCCACACCCGCCTCACGCCCCTCAGCGCGTACGTGCAGGCGTTCGTCACCACCGACGCCAGCAACGCCCGCGCGCAGGCCCTCGCCAGCGAACTCAGCCGCCACGCCCTCCCCCTTCAGACCCTCACCACCCGCTTCCAGGCGTGGGTGGGCGAACAGGACCTCCAGGCGCTCACCGACCACAACGACACCACCCGCGCGCACGCGCACGCCCTGCACCTCGCCGCGTACGCCGCGCAGCACCAGATGCCCGCCGGCGAAGAAGACCTCGCCGCGCAACTCAGCCTCTCCGGCCGAAGTGCCTGGTCGAAACTGCACGGCAACGTCAGCAGCCACCTCAGCGTCCCCTTCCGCGACCAGCAGCTCCCCATGACGGCCATCCGCAACCTCGCCGGCGACGCCGACCCCACCGTCCGCGAGGAAGCGTACCGCGCGGAACTCACCGCCTGGGCCGCGCAGGACGTCACCTTTGCCGCCTGCATGAACGGCGTAAAAGGCGAAGTCGGCACCCTCAACCGCCGCCGCGGCTACACCGACGACCTCGAACCGACCCTGGTCGCCAACGGCATCGACCGCGACACCCTCAACGCCATGACGGGCGCCGTACGCGCCAGCCTCCCCGACTTCCACCGGTACTTCCACGCGAAAGCCCGCCTGCTTGGCCACGCCGACGGCCTGCTCCCCTGGTGGGACCTGTTCGCCCCCCTCGGCGAGAGCCGCACCCAATGGACGTACGACGCCGCCAAGGACTTCGTCGAAACGCAGTTCCGCGCGTACAGCCCGAAACTCGGCGACTTCGCCGCCCGCGCCTTCCGCGAGGACTGGCTCGACGTGCCCCCCCGCGCCGGCAAACGCGGCGGCGCGTTCTGCATGGGCTGGCGCCCCGACCTCGGCGAAAGCCGCATCCTCCTCAACCACGCCGAGAACCTCGATAGCGTCAGTACCCTCGCGCACGAACTCGGCCATGCCTACCACAACCTCTGCAAAGCCAACCGCACGCCCATCCAGCGGCAGACGCCCATGACCCTCGCGGAAACCGCCAGCATCTTCTGCGAAACCCTCACCGTCGGCGCCGCCCTCCAGCACGCGCAAGGCAGCGAACGCCTCTACATCCTCGAAACGCAACTCCTCGGGCACGCCCAGGTCGTCGTCGACATCCACTCCCGCTTCCTGTTCGAGCAGGCCGTGTTCGAACGCCGCGCCGAACGCGACCTCAGCCCCCAGGAACTCAACGACCTCATGCTCCAGGCGCAACGCGGGGCGTACGGCGACTCCCTCCGCCCCGACGCGCTGCACCCTTACATGTGGGCCGTGAAACCCCACTATTACGGCCGCAGCTTCTACAACTACCCCTACACCTTCGGCCTGCTGTTCGGCCTCGGCCTGTACGCCCGCTACCAGCAGCAACCCGACGGCTTCCACGACCAGTACGACGACCTGCTCGCCAGTACTGGCCTCGCCGACGCCGCCACCCTCGCCGCCCGCTTCGGCATCGACACGCGCGACGAAGCGTTCTGGACCAGCAGCCTCGACGTCATCCGTAAAGACATCGAGGAATACGAGAAAATCGCGCAGGCTTGA